A region of Marnyiella aurantia DNA encodes the following proteins:
- a CDS encoding GNAT family N-acetyltransferase codes for MMTEFKTYTEKHTAPDAEIQQIVRFLHDHLDQYGDEKEDIGKSIHYAMGRNGKPGGLVITAGTPEGLLGAVVLNKTGMGGYIPENILVYIAIDRNTRGTGLGKKLMQQAIEQSEGDIALHCEPDNPAKHLYNKLGFTSKYLEMRLKKH; via the coding sequence ATGATGACAGAATTTAAAACATATACAGAAAAGCACACAGCACCGGATGCTGAGATTCAGCAGATAGTCAGATTTCTGCATGACCACCTGGATCAGTATGGTGATGAGAAAGAGGATATTGGAAAATCTATTCACTACGCCATGGGGCGCAACGGAAAACCGGGAGGCCTCGTAATTACAGCTGGTACTCCAGAAGGTCTGCTTGGAGCCGTGGTCCTGAATAAAACCGGAATGGGAGGTTATATTCCTGAAAACATTTTGGTTTATATTGCCATAGACCGTAATACCCGCGGCACCGGCCTGGGCAAAAAGCTGATGCAGCAGGCTATTGAGCAAAGCGAGGGCGACATTGCCCTGCACTGCGAACCGGATAATCCGGCAAAACATTTGTACAACAAATTAGGTTTTACAAGTAAATACCTCGAAATGAGGTTAAAAAAACACTAA
- a CDS encoding alanine racemase yields the protein MSYISINSDHLFHNFNFLDELFSQHQIDWAIVGKLLCGNETFLKVLLAMTDKEICDSRLSNLKAIKRISPETNTIYIKPPAKRLARSIVEFADVSFNTEIETMKALSAEAVIQNKMHRVVLMVEMGELREGIMLKNLMDFYEEVLELPHLEIVGLGTNLCCLNGILPDEDKLKTLAWCRNILEEKFGRKIPYISGGSSVTLPLLFRNEVPTAVNHFRIGETLFFGTDVYADRLIPGMCPDVFTLSAEVIELSEKPVLPTGTAGTNLTGDTPEFSEEDRNRSSVRAIVDVGLLDTDFNNIMPKLQVISIIGASSDMLILDLEDNSYGIRVGDTLEFSMNYMAVLRAMNSDYVDKKVMPFSNSAAGKKARKSNGFSYISQT from the coding sequence ATGTCTTATATTTCAATAAATTCCGATCACCTTTTTCATAATTTTAATTTTCTTGATGAATTGTTCAGTCAGCACCAGATTGACTGGGCAATTGTCGGGAAACTCCTGTGCGGAAACGAAACCTTCCTGAAAGTATTGCTGGCCATGACGGATAAAGAAATCTGCGACTCAAGGCTCAGCAACCTGAAGGCCATTAAAAGAATATCTCCTGAAACCAATACCATTTACATAAAACCCCCTGCCAAAAGGCTGGCCCGCAGCATAGTGGAGTTTGCAGACGTAAGTTTCAATACGGAAATTGAAACGATGAAGGCCTTGTCCGCCGAAGCTGTGATTCAAAACAAAATGCACCGCGTAGTTCTTATGGTGGAAATGGGCGAACTGCGCGAGGGTATTATGCTTAAAAACCTGATGGATTTCTATGAAGAAGTTCTGGAATTGCCCCATCTTGAAATTGTGGGTCTTGGTACCAACCTTTGCTGTCTGAACGGAATTTTGCCCGACGAGGACAAGCTGAAGACCCTGGCCTGGTGCCGGAATATACTGGAAGAAAAATTCGGCCGGAAAATACCGTATATATCAGGCGGATCCTCGGTTACCCTGCCACTTCTTTTCCGGAATGAGGTTCCCACGGCCGTCAATCATTTCAGGATTGGTGAAACGCTGTTCTTTGGCACCGATGTCTATGCAGACCGGCTTATTCCGGGTATGTGTCCGGATGTTTTTACCCTGAGTGCCGAGGTTATTGAACTTTCGGAAAAGCCCGTGCTTCCTACCGGTACTGCCGGCACCAACCTCACCGGCGACACTCCTGAATTCAGTGAGGAAGACAGGAACCGCAGTTCGGTACGGGCTATTGTAGATGTGGGCCTGCTGGATACGGATTTTAACAATATCATGCCTAAACTTCAGGTTATCAGCATTATAGGTGCCAGTTCAGACATGCTGATTCTGGATCTTGAAGATAATTCATATGGCATACGCGTAGGTGACACGCTGGAGTTCAGTATGAATTATATGGCGGTACTGCGTGCAATGAACTCAGACTATGTAGACAAAAAAGTAATGCCGTTTTCAAATTCAGCCGCTGGAAAAAAGGCAAGAAAATCAAACGGATTTTCCTATATTAGTCAAACATAG
- a CDS encoding helix-turn-helix domain-containing protein: MLNTNLSVTEIAFDLGFTDKSHFGKYFRKTTGESPNRFRQKFVSEQ; encoded by the coding sequence TTGCTGAACACGAACCTTTCCGTTACAGAGATCGCTTTTGACCTCGGATTCACCGATAAATCCCATTTTGGAAAATATTTCAGGAAAACTACAGGAGAAAGTCCCAACCGTTTCCGCCAGAAATTCGTCTCTGAACAGTAA